A single region of the Halobacterium wangiae genome encodes:
- the twy1 gene encoding 4-demethylwyosine synthase TYW1 translates to MPKQVDDPDYHHENHTAAQTCGWTANALRGEGTCYKHAFYGIRSHRCIQMTPVVRCNERCVFCWRDHAGHTYELDGVEWDDPEAVVDASISLQKRLLSGFGGNDEVPRARFEEAMEPRHVAISLDGEPTLYPYLPELLEAFHDRGLTTFLVSNGTRPEVLRECDPTQLYVSVDAPERATFDDVVGATEDDAWEKLVDTMDVLYEKDDTRTVLRTTLVGGENMANPDWYAAFFERADPDFVELKAYMHVGNSRSRLDRSAMPDHEEVLAFAEAVQAHMPEHTVLRDQEVSRVALLARERDTWVPELAADSEFWRRDPASAD, encoded by the coding sequence ATGCCGAAGCAGGTGGACGACCCCGACTACCACCACGAGAACCACACCGCGGCCCAGACCTGCGGGTGGACGGCGAACGCGCTCCGTGGGGAGGGCACCTGCTACAAGCACGCCTTCTACGGGATCCGCTCGCACCGCTGCATCCAGATGACGCCCGTGGTGCGGTGCAACGAGCGCTGCGTGTTCTGCTGGCGGGACCACGCGGGCCACACGTACGAACTCGACGGCGTGGAGTGGGACGACCCGGAGGCGGTGGTGGACGCCTCCATCTCCCTCCAGAAGCGCCTCCTCTCGGGGTTCGGCGGCAACGACGAGGTGCCCAGAGCGCGCTTCGAGGAGGCGATGGAGCCCCGCCACGTCGCCATCTCGCTGGACGGCGAACCGACGCTGTACCCCTACCTGCCGGAACTGCTGGAGGCGTTCCACGACCGCGGGCTGACGACGTTCCTCGTCTCGAACGGGACCCGGCCCGAGGTCCTGCGGGAGTGCGACCCGACGCAGCTGTACGTCTCCGTGGACGCCCCGGAGCGCGCGACGTTCGACGACGTGGTGGGCGCGACGGAGGACGACGCCTGGGAGAAACTCGTGGACACGATGGACGTCCTCTACGAGAAGGACGACACCCGGACCGTGCTGCGGACGACGCTGGTCGGCGGCGAGAACATGGCGAACCCGGACTGGTACGCGGCGTTCTTCGAGCGCGCGGACCCGGACTTCGTGGAGCTGAAAGCGTACATGCACGTCGGCAACTCCCGGAGTCGCCTCGACCGGTCGGCGATGCCGGACCACGAGGAAGTCCTCGCGTTCGCGGAGGCCGTCCAGGCACACATGCCCGAGCACACGGTGCTGAGAGACCAGGAAGTCTCCCGCGTAGCGCTGCTAGCCCGCGAGCGGGACACCTGGGTGCCCGAACTGGCGGCGGACTCGGAGTTCTGGCGGCGCGACCCGGCGAGCGCCGACTGA
- a CDS encoding aldehyde dehydrogenase family protein, which translates to MSSTRSLERHDLLIGGERVPPASDEYVETVDPATGEAFAEVAVADESDVDRAVRAASEAFPGWRDTDPVERGQTLHRVAELIRDNADELADLESRDQGKPLSQARSDILSAARYFEYYAGAADKLEGRSVPVGTGQVDYVVREPYGVSAQIIPWNFPGNLFARGVAPALAAGNTAVVKPAPTTPLSAYRLAELCAEAGVPEAAVNVVSGAGETGAALTDHAGVDTITFTGSVRTGQRVMEAAAGNVTPVTLELGGKNPAIVYPDADLEEAVSWVERGIFANAGQVCSAADRAIVHEDHYDEFVERIVERAEAYELGPGAEDPDMGPLNSAEHFERVRDYVEVGVEEGARLATGGEAPDRDGYFIEPTVLADVDNGMRVAQEEIFGPVLTVIPYGDDEDPVDIGNDVDYGLVAGVFTNDVRRAHRAAQRLQAGNVYVNKWFGDTNQTPFGGYKQSGIGREKGLEAMDSYLQSKNVAVNLEEGSGGDLPGA; encoded by the coding sequence ATGAGCAGCACACGCTCTCTGGAGCGACACGACCTCCTCATCGGGGGTGAGCGCGTACCCCCCGCGAGCGACGAGTACGTCGAGACCGTCGACCCGGCGACCGGCGAGGCGTTCGCCGAGGTGGCAGTCGCGGACGAATCCGACGTCGACCGGGCCGTCCGGGCGGCCAGCGAGGCGTTCCCCGGGTGGCGGGACACGGACCCCGTCGAGCGCGGACAGACGCTCCACCGGGTCGCCGAACTGATCCGGGACAACGCCGACGAACTCGCCGACCTCGAGTCCCGTGACCAGGGGAAGCCGCTCTCGCAGGCGCGTTCGGACATACTGAGCGCGGCGCGGTACTTCGAGTACTACGCGGGCGCCGCCGACAAACTCGAGGGGCGCTCGGTCCCCGTCGGCACGGGACAGGTGGACTACGTGGTCCGGGAGCCCTACGGCGTCTCCGCGCAGATCATCCCGTGGAACTTCCCGGGGAACCTCTTCGCGCGCGGCGTCGCGCCGGCGCTCGCCGCTGGGAACACCGCGGTCGTCAAGCCCGCGCCGACGACGCCGCTGTCGGCGTACCGTCTCGCCGAACTCTGCGCCGAGGCGGGCGTCCCCGAGGCGGCGGTGAACGTCGTCTCGGGCGCCGGCGAGACGGGCGCGGCGCTGACGGACCACGCGGGCGTCGACACGATCACGTTCACCGGGAGCGTCCGCACGGGCCAGCGGGTGATGGAAGCGGCGGCGGGCAACGTCACCCCCGTGACCCTGGAACTCGGCGGGAAGAACCCGGCCATCGTCTACCCGGACGCCGACCTCGAGGAGGCCGTCTCGTGGGTCGAGCGGGGCATCTTCGCGAACGCGGGCCAGGTCTGCTCGGCGGCGGACCGCGCCATCGTCCACGAGGACCACTACGACGAGTTCGTCGAGCGCATCGTCGAGCGCGCCGAGGCGTACGAACTCGGTCCCGGCGCCGAGGACCCGGACATGGGGCCGTTGAACAGCGCCGAACACTTCGAGCGCGTGCGGGACTACGTCGAGGTCGGCGTCGAGGAGGGTGCGAGACTCGCCACCGGCGGGGAAGCGCCGGACCGCGACGGCTACTTCATCGAACCGACCGTGCTCGCCGACGTGGACAACGGGATGCGGGTCGCCCAGGAGGAGATATTCGGCCCGGTGTTGACCGTCATCCCGTACGGCGACGACGAGGACCCGGTCGACATCGGCAACGACGTCGACTACGGCCTCGTCGCCGGCGTGTTCACGAACGACGTGCGGCGCGCCCACCGCGCGGCCCAGCGACTGCAGGCGGGTAACGTCTACGTCAACAAGTGGTTCGGGGACACGAACCAGACGCCGTTCGGGGGGTACAAGCAGTCGGGCATCGGCCGCGAGAAGGGGCTGGAGGCCATGGACTCCTACCTCCAGTCGAAGAACGTCGCCGTCAACCTGGAGGAGGGGTCGGGCGGCGACCTCCCGGGCGCCTGA
- a CDS encoding SDR family oxidoreductase, which produces MTVSDKVVAVTGAGAGMGRATAELFAERGASVVVVDLDEDAAAETVDRIAADGGEATAVRADVSDADDVEGFVEHAVDTYGRLDVLHNNAGVPQRSTPVEDVTEETWDRIQDVNLKSAFLGAKFAVPRMREQGGGVILNTASTAAIRPRNGLSAYCASKGGMVTLTKQLAHELAADDVRVNAICPVATDTEMLPEFTSDGLTVDEMAATIPLGRLAEPEDVAQAAAFLASDDAEMITGTALEVDGGRDL; this is translated from the coding sequence ATGACAGTGAGTGACAAAGTAGTAGCGGTGACTGGAGCGGGCGCGGGGATGGGTCGGGCGACCGCGGAACTGTTCGCCGAACGCGGCGCGTCGGTCGTGGTCGTCGACCTCGACGAGGACGCCGCAGCGGAGACGGTCGACCGCATCGCGGCCGACGGCGGGGAGGCGACCGCGGTCCGCGCGGACGTCTCCGACGCCGACGACGTCGAGGGGTTCGTCGAGCACGCCGTCGACACCTACGGGCGCCTCGACGTCCTCCACAACAACGCCGGCGTCCCCCAGCGGTCGACGCCGGTCGAGGACGTCACCGAGGAGACCTGGGACCGCATCCAGGACGTGAACCTCAAGAGCGCGTTCCTCGGCGCGAAGTTCGCGGTGCCACGGATGCGCGAGCAGGGCGGCGGCGTCATCCTCAACACGGCGTCCACGGCGGCCATCCGCCCCCGGAATGGGCTGTCGGCGTACTGCGCGTCGAAGGGCGGCATGGTGACGCTGACGAAGCAACTGGCCCACGAACTCGCCGCAGACGACGTCCGCGTGAACGCCATCTGTCCCGTCGCCACGGACACGGAGATGTTACCGGAGTTCACCAGCGACGGACTCACCGTCGACGAGATGGCAGCGACCATCCCCCTCGGCCGCCTCGCGGAACCAGAGGACGTCGCGCAGGCGGCGGCGTTCCTGGCGTCCGACGACGCCGAGATGATCACCGGGACGGCCCTGGAGGTCGACGGCGGCCGCGACCTCTGA
- a CDS encoding ABC transporter substrate-binding protein, which produces MATIAALAGCTGGDGDGGGDDTTTSGGDTTTTSSGGGNSDALKIGVLLPFSGDYAWVGANVLPVVNMVVEDINGAGGIGGRNLTVVQGDTEASPDASVSATNRLVNVEEVDAMIGPTSITMSAVIDTLVENEVPVVTPTAGTTSLDTRGGEYIFRTVSSDSLGGRAIAKAAREEQYNGTQSYERMALMVGNKEVFQSFKEPVRSSFEEFGGTVTTAMDIRTGKASYTSEVQQMMDSDPEICVLIASVEDSVKITEAGFQAGYEGNWFATQDQTNADFLSQSENQVTNGMLGLNAATYQPAQEAGRLDAFFSDIKEYAGWEEGGKVFATNTYDAMNVVGLALKQVAADGSDFSGSNIASAIPTVAKPPEQQVTNYSDGASTIEGGTDVDYEGLVGPINFDENGDIVAPFAIKKAQDGSWTEAGRLPPEAL; this is translated from the coding sequence GTGGCAACAATCGCGGCCCTGGCCGGCTGCACAGGCGGCGACGGCGACGGGGGCGGCGACGACACGACCACCAGCGGCGGCGACACGACGACCACCAGCAGCGGCGGCGGCAACTCCGACGCGCTGAAGATCGGCGTCCTGCTGCCGTTCTCGGGTGACTACGCGTGGGTCGGCGCGAACGTCCTCCCGGTCGTCAACATGGTCGTCGAGGATATCAATGGGGCGGGCGGCATCGGCGGCCGGAACCTGACCGTGGTCCAGGGCGACACCGAAGCCTCACCGGACGCCTCCGTGTCGGCGACCAACCGCCTCGTCAACGTCGAGGAGGTCGACGCCATGATCGGCCCGACGAGCATCACCATGTCGGCGGTCATCGACACCCTCGTCGAGAACGAGGTACCGGTCGTCACGCCGACCGCCGGCACCACGTCGCTGGACACCCGGGGCGGCGAGTACATCTTCCGGACGGTGTCCTCGGACTCCCTCGGGGGACGCGCCATCGCGAAGGCAGCCCGGGAGGAGCAGTACAACGGCACCCAGAGCTACGAGCGGATGGCGCTCATGGTCGGGAACAAGGAGGTGTTCCAGTCGTTCAAGGAACCGGTGCGCTCCTCGTTCGAGGAGTTCGGCGGCACCGTCACCACGGCCATGGACATCCGCACCGGGAAGGCGTCGTACACGTCGGAGGTCCAGCAGATGATGGATTCGGACCCCGAGATCTGCGTCCTCATCGCGTCGGTCGAGGACAGCGTCAAGATCACGGAGGCCGGCTTCCAGGCCGGCTACGAGGGTAACTGGTTCGCGACCCAGGACCAGACCAACGCGGACTTCCTCTCCCAGAGCGAGAACCAGGTCACGAACGGCATGCTCGGGCTGAACGCCGCGACCTACCAGCCCGCACAGGAGGCCGGCCGGCTCGACGCGTTCTTCAGCGACATAAAGGAGTACGCCGGCTGGGAGGAGGGCGGGAAGGTGTTCGCGACGAACACCTACGACGCGATGAACGTCGTGGGCCTCGCCTTGAAGCAGGTCGCCGCCGACGGCAGCGACTTCTCCGGGTCGAACATCGCCTCGGCCATCCCGACGGTGGCGAAGCCGCCCGAGCAGCAGGTGACCAACTACAGCGACGGGGCGTCCACCATCGAGGGCGGCACCGACGTCGACTACGAGGGGCTCGTCGGCCCCATCAACTTCGACGAGAACGGCGACATCGTCGCACCGTTCGCCATCAAGAAGGCACAGGACGGTAGCTGGACCGAGGCGGGTCGCCTGCCACCAGAGGCACTCTGA
- a CDS encoding branched-chain amino acid ABC transporter permease produces the protein MVLDNLLQTVVFGLIEGSVIAVGAVGLTLSYGVTRFINFAYGEFLTYGAYLTVFLAGGLFGLSVPLPAAAVLAIVIVGLLGVGVSRVFFEPISGRGALPLLITSIGVSFVLRNLLQGWVGVSARQLPIPLMRRTDYFGLVQLTDLELGVIVASVVTMLAIHLLLQQTMLGKRMRATSGNRALAEVAGIDTTNVVRQTWFISAGAGALAGILYAVLFSPFRPGVGFEYLIVVFAATLLGGIGRPYGAMLGAVFIGLAMNFGSTYLSANYTRAYAFIILVGVLLLKPEGIRGGEF, from the coding sequence ATGGTTCTCGACAACCTCCTGCAGACGGTCGTGTTCGGCCTCATCGAGGGGAGTGTCATCGCCGTCGGCGCCGTCGGGCTGACGCTGTCCTACGGCGTGACGCGGTTCATCAACTTCGCGTACGGGGAGTTCCTCACGTACGGCGCCTACCTGACGGTGTTCCTCGCGGGCGGCCTGTTCGGCCTCTCAGTGCCGCTGCCGGCCGCCGCCGTGCTCGCCATCGTCATCGTCGGCCTGCTCGGCGTCGGCGTCTCCCGCGTGTTCTTCGAACCCATCTCCGGGCGCGGCGCGCTCCCCCTGCTCATCACCTCTATCGGCGTCTCGTTCGTGCTCCGGAACCTGCTCCAGGGGTGGGTCGGCGTCAGCGCGCGCCAGCTCCCCATCCCCCTGATGCGGCGCACGGACTACTTCGGGCTCGTCCAGCTCACGGACCTCGAGCTGGGCGTCATCGTCGCGAGCGTCGTCACCATGCTCGCCATCCACCTGCTGCTCCAGCAGACGATGCTCGGCAAGCGCATGCGCGCGACCAGCGGCAACCGGGCGCTGGCCGAGGTGGCGGGCATCGACACGACGAACGTCGTCCGCCAGACGTGGTTCATCTCGGCCGGGGCGGGCGCGCTGGCCGGCATCCTCTACGCGGTGCTGTTCTCGCCGTTCCGGCCGGGCGTCGGCTTCGAGTACCTCATCGTCGTCTTCGCGGCGACGCTGCTCGGCGGCATCGGCCGGCCGTACGGCGCGATGCTCGGGGCGGTGTTCATCGGGCTCGCGATGAACTTCGGGTCGACGTACCTCTCCGCGAACTACACCCGGGCCTACGCGTTCATCATCCTCGTGGGCGTCCTCCTGCTCAAACCGGAGGGCATCCGCGGAGGTGAGTTCTGA
- a CDS encoding branched-chain amino acid ABC transporter permease: protein MALLSGWAAFIVTIATIGCIYGLLTLGLNVHYGYTGLLNFGHVAFFAAGAYASAIVTMPPPSTVTNASYAIWLDLPMPWGFPVSLAAASLVGGALALLIGLTSVRLGTHYLAIATFALAGVFSDVLVNEAWLTNGSFGMNSVPKPGQAALGPDAWQLAYLAFAVLSLVAVYLLVERVLDAPFGRLLKGVRESEAAAEMLGKNTTVVKLKSFVIGGMIAGFAGGVYAHYLGSVVTAQFVPHVTFTVWAAMLLGGAASNTGAVAGAVLVVAFEESTRFITTAYNWVQGTLPDPLTSVLPALVGPLPDNPSFIPSMRFVVIGLLFVLVIRYRPEGLFGDPSEIEALGEEE, encoded by the coding sequence ATGGCGCTGCTCTCTGGGTGGGCGGCGTTCATCGTCACCATCGCCACCATCGGCTGCATCTACGGGCTGCTGACGCTCGGGCTGAACGTCCACTACGGCTACACCGGGCTGCTGAACTTCGGCCACGTCGCGTTCTTCGCGGCGGGCGCGTACGCGTCGGCCATCGTGACGATGCCGCCACCCTCGACGGTGACGAACGCGAGCTACGCTATCTGGCTCGACCTCCCGATGCCGTGGGGGTTCCCCGTCAGTCTCGCCGCCGCGTCGCTCGTCGGCGGCGCGCTGGCGCTGCTCATCGGCCTCACGAGCGTCCGCCTCGGCACCCACTACCTCGCCATCGCGACGTTCGCGCTGGCGGGCGTGTTCAGCGACGTGCTCGTCAACGAGGCTTGGCTCACCAACGGCTCGTTCGGGATGAACAGCGTCCCGAAGCCCGGGCAGGCCGCCCTCGGCCCGGACGCCTGGCAGCTCGCGTACCTCGCGTTCGCCGTCCTCAGCCTGGTCGCGGTCTACCTGCTGGTCGAACGCGTCCTCGACGCGCCGTTCGGCCGGCTGCTGAAGGGCGTCCGCGAGAGCGAGGCCGCCGCCGAGATGCTCGGGAAGAACACCACCGTGGTGAAGCTGAAGTCGTTCGTCATCGGCGGCATGATCGCGGGGTTCGCGGGCGGCGTCTACGCTCACTACCTCGGCAGCGTCGTCACCGCGCAGTTCGTGCCCCACGTGACGTTCACGGTGTGGGCCGCGATGCTGCTCGGCGGCGCCGCGTCGAACACCGGCGCGGTCGCCGGCGCCGTGCTGGTCGTCGCGTTCGAGGAGTCGACCCGGTTCATCACGACCGCCTACAACTGGGTCCAGGGGACGCTCCCGGACCCGCTGACCAGCGTGCTCCCGGCGCTCGTCGGCCCGCTCCCGGACAACCCGTCGTTCATCCCGAGCATGCGCTTCGTCGTCATCGGCCTGCTGTTCGTGCTCGTCATCCGGTACCGGCCGGAGGGACTGTTCGGCGACCCCTCGGAGATCGAGGCGCTGGGGGAGGAGGAGTGA
- a CDS encoding ABC transporter ATP-binding protein: MQTEDTPAGGQSADDGAELLEVENVVKTFGGLLAVDGATFGVERASITGLIGPNGAGKSTLFNCITGVHPPDSGTVRLDGDPIQGRSPTEIARRGVGRTFQTPKTFRGMTVRENLAFAAKGQVGERALSTIFQSRAVNDQEADIQATVDETLEFLELDHLAEEYGSALSGGQRKLLELGRVLMMDPEIILLDEPIAGVNPSLTDELLARLRELNDRGRTILLIEHDMGVVMENCDRVVVMHNGQTLASGPPSIVQEDERVVEAYLGGYDR; encoded by the coding sequence ATGCAAACTGAGGACACACCGGCCGGCGGACAGTCGGCCGACGACGGCGCGGAGTTGCTCGAAGTCGAGAACGTCGTGAAGACGTTCGGCGGCCTGCTGGCCGTCGACGGCGCCACCTTCGGCGTCGAGCGCGCGTCCATCACGGGCCTCATCGGCCCGAACGGCGCCGGGAAGTCGACGCTGTTCAACTGCATCACGGGCGTCCACCCGCCCGACAGCGGCACGGTGCGCCTCGACGGCGACCCCATCCAGGGGCGCTCGCCGACCGAGATCGCGCGCCGCGGCGTCGGCCGGACGTTCCAGACGCCGAAGACGTTCCGCGGGATGACCGTCCGCGAGAACCTCGCGTTCGCCGCGAAGGGGCAGGTCGGCGAGCGAGCGCTCAGCACCATCTTCCAGTCCCGTGCGGTCAACGACCAGGAGGCCGACATCCAGGCGACGGTCGACGAGACCCTCGAGTTCCTCGAACTCGACCACCTCGCCGAGGAGTACGGGAGCGCGCTCTCGGGCGGCCAGCGGAAACTGCTGGAACTCGGCCGGGTGCTGATGATGGACCCCGAGATCATCCTGCTGGACGAGCCCATCGCGGGCGTCAACCCGTCGCTGACCGACGAACTGCTGGCCCGGCTCCGCGAACTCAACGACCGCGGCCGGACCATCCTGCTCATCGAGCACGACATGGGCGTCGTGATGGAGAACTGCGACCGGGTCGTCGTGATGCACAACGGGCAGACGCTTGCGTCGGGCCCGCCCTCGATCGTCCAGGAGGACGAACGGGTCGTCGAGGCCTACCTCGGGGGGTACGACCGATGA
- a CDS encoding ABC transporter ATP-binding protein, with protein MTDIETVRRYDDAVFSARDVETGYGDLQVLYGVDIDVQDDEIVLVFGPNGAGKSTLMRALFKQLPLWAGTIEIDGEDYSGLEANQMVSHGVAYVPQTSNVFPNLTVAENLDIGSIHARDADDRRQRMFDLFPRLEERRGQDADTLSGGERQMLAMARALMPDPDVLLIDEPSAGLAPQLIERTFDHVDQIRQTGTAVLMVEQNVDAALDVTDRAYALDMGENKFEADAETIRNSERVRDLYLGK; from the coding sequence ATGACCGACATCGAGACCGTCCGGCGGTACGACGACGCGGTGTTCTCCGCGCGCGACGTCGAGACCGGCTACGGCGACCTCCAGGTGCTGTACGGCGTCGACATCGACGTGCAGGACGACGAGATCGTGCTGGTGTTCGGGCCGAACGGCGCGGGGAAGTCGACGCTGATGCGCGCGCTGTTCAAGCAGTTGCCGCTGTGGGCCGGTACGATCGAGATCGACGGCGAGGACTACTCGGGACTCGAGGCCAACCAGATGGTCTCCCACGGGGTCGCGTACGTCCCGCAGACGTCGAACGTGTTCCCCAACCTCACCGTCGCGGAGAACCTCGACATCGGGTCGATCCACGCCCGCGACGCGGACGACCGCCGCCAGCGGATGTTCGACCTCTTCCCACGGCTCGAGGAGCGCCGCGGCCAGGACGCCGATACGCTGTCCGGCGGCGAACGCCAGATGCTGGCGATGGCGCGCGCGTTGATGCCCGACCCCGACGTGTTGCTCATCGACGAGCCCTCCGCGGGGTTGGCGCCCCAGCTCATCGAGCGGACGTTCGATCACGTCGACCAGATCCGGCAGACCGGCACGGCGGTGTTGATGGTCGAACAGAACGTCGACGCCGCGCTCGACGTCACCGACCGCGCCTACGCCCTCGACATGGGCGAGAACAAGTTCGAGGCCGACGCCGAGACCATCCGGAACTCCGAGCGCGTGCGGGACCTCTACCTCGGCAAGTAG
- the argS gene encoding arginine--tRNA ligase has protein sequence MFIAFRREVETALAAALDDLGYPTGDLGIEEPPADVPAVLASSAAFRLAGEAGAPPPQVAAELADALDLTEANYVGGATAQGPYVNFTPSEEYYAATLESAQANGWGRLPDSGESVVVEHTSANPTGPVHVGRARNPILGDAVSRVLDYAGHDVTREYYVNDAGRQMAVFTWAYENFDEADLPEPGRDKPDYDLVRYYRAGNEFLEEGEPEAVEEAEAEIAAIIEGLDRGDEATYERVGEVVEGVLGGMRETLERLPAEFDEFVRETEFLRDGSTHEVVADLKASEYAFEEEDAWQLDLEEWGIEQSFVFLRSDDTTLYTTRDLAHHEWKFDTFDRAITVLGEDQELHANKLRAALDIRGNDTDQLEELFYAWVNLPGGESMSTRQGTGVDMDDLLDEAVLRAEEAVRSRMDDRIRDDDLTEADVERIARQVGIGAVRYDIVSKQPTKAITFDWEDALDFEGQSAPYVQYAHARACGILGEAGDATATLDADLLTTDEERNLLQAVARFPVVVESAADELEPHQVATYARDFVDTFNAFYRSCPVLADDVDDDLRDARLALVEASRNTLANALSVLGIEAPASM, from the coding sequence ATGTTCATCGCTTTCCGCCGGGAGGTCGAGACGGCCCTCGCGGCCGCGCTCGACGACCTCGGCTACCCGACCGGGGACCTCGGCATCGAGGAACCGCCCGCGGACGTACCCGCCGTGCTCGCGTCCAGCGCGGCGTTCCGACTCGCGGGCGAGGCGGGGGCGCCCCCGCCGCAGGTCGCCGCGGAGCTCGCCGACGCCCTCGACCTGACCGAGGCGAACTACGTCGGCGGCGCCACCGCGCAGGGCCCGTACGTGAACTTCACGCCGAGCGAGGAGTACTACGCGGCCACCCTGGAGTCCGCGCAGGCCAACGGCTGGGGCCGCCTGCCCGACTCCGGGGAGTCGGTCGTCGTCGAGCACACGAGCGCGAACCCTACCGGTCCCGTCCACGTCGGGCGCGCCCGGAACCCCATCCTCGGCGACGCCGTCTCCCGCGTCCTCGACTACGCCGGCCACGACGTCACCCGCGAGTACTACGTCAACGACGCGGGGCGCCAGATGGCCGTGTTCACGTGGGCCTACGAGAACTTCGACGAGGCCGACCTCCCCGAACCCGGCCGCGACAAACCCGACTACGACCTCGTGCGCTACTACCGCGCGGGCAACGAGTTCCTGGAGGAGGGCGAACCGGAGGCCGTCGAGGAGGCAGAGGCGGAGATCGCGGCCATCATCGAGGGCCTCGACCGTGGCGACGAGGCGACCTACGAGCGCGTCGGCGAGGTCGTCGAGGGCGTGCTCGGCGGGATGCGGGAGACCCTCGAACGCCTCCCCGCGGAGTTCGACGAGTTCGTCCGGGAGACCGAGTTCCTCCGCGACGGCTCCACCCACGAGGTCGTCGCGGACCTGAAGGCCTCCGAGTACGCCTTTGAGGAGGAGGACGCCTGGCAGCTCGACCTCGAGGAGTGGGGCATCGAGCAGTCGTTCGTCTTCCTGCGCTCGGACGACACGACGCTGTACACCACCCGCGACCTCGCCCACCACGAGTGGAAGTTCGACACGTTCGACCGCGCGATCACCGTCCTCGGCGAGGACCAGGAGCTCCATGCGAACAAGCTTCGGGCCGCCCTCGACATCCGCGGTAACGACACCGACCAGCTCGAGGAGCTGTTCTACGCGTGGGTGAACCTCCCGGGCGGCGAGTCGATGAGCACCCGGCAGGGCACCGGCGTCGACATGGACGACCTGCTCGACGAGGCCGTGCTGCGTGCCGAGGAGGCGGTCCGCTCCCGGATGGACGACCGCATCCGCGACGACGACCTCACCGAGGCCGACGTCGAGCGCATCGCCCGCCAGGTCGGCATCGGCGCGGTCCGCTACGACATCGTCTCCAAGCAGCCGACGAAGGCCATCACGTTCGACTGGGAGGACGCCCTCGACTTCGAGGGACAGAGTGCGCCGTACGTCCAGTACGCCCACGCACGGGCCTGCGGAATTCTCGGCGAGGCCGGCGACGCGACGGCCACGCTCGACGCGGACCTGCTGACCACCGACGAGGAACGGAACCTCCTGCAGGCGGTTGCGCGGTTCCCGGTGGTCGTCGAGTCCGCGGCGGACGAACTCGAACCCCACCAGGTCGCGACGTACGCCCGCGACTTCGTGGACACGTTCAACGCGTTCTACCGGTCGTGTCCGGTGCTCGCCGACGACGTGGACGACGACCTGCGGGACGCGCGTCTCGCGCTCGTCGAGGCGTCGCGGAACACGCTCGCGAACGCGCTGTCCGTCCTCGGCATCGAGGCGCCGGCGTCGATGTAG
- a CDS encoding MinD/ParA family ATP-binding protein, with product MTGHVFAVASGKGGVGKTTTAVNAAAAMAESGRSVVLVDYDLGMANLGAVLTVEPAAATLHDVLAGDAETLDAVGSAPGDLDVMVGGTDIEDFGRADPSKLRDVAADLREAYDVVVVDTGGGLSHDTTVPLGLADDVLLVSTPQGAALENTAKTLALAERVGGEVAGLVLTRVSGSVDTEDSVADLDVPLLGSIPEDGGVADSEEAGEPLVVFAEESPAAQSYRELGYELLGESPPLSFQNDDEEASAAAGAALAEVADEPGTRGSPSLLSRVTGGLLGSNGKD from the coding sequence ATGACAGGGCACGTGTTCGCCGTCGCCTCCGGGAAAGGGGGCGTCGGCAAGACGACGACCGCGGTGAACGCCGCGGCCGCGATGGCGGAGTCGGGTCGGTCGGTGGTGCTCGTGGACTACGACCTCGGGATGGCGAACCTCGGCGCCGTCCTCACCGTCGAACCGGCCGCGGCGACACTGCACGACGTTCTCGCGGGGGACGCCGAGACGCTGGACGCCGTCGGGTCGGCGCCCGGCGACCTGGACGTGATGGTCGGCGGGACGGACATCGAGGACTTCGGGCGCGCGGACCCCTCGAAGCTCAGGGACGTGGCCGCGGACCTCCGCGAGGCGTACGACGTGGTGGTCGTGGACACGGGCGGCGGTCTGAGCCACGACACGACCGTGCCACTCGGCCTCGCCGACGACGTGCTGCTGGTGTCGACGCCGCAGGGCGCGGCCCTTGAGAACACCGCGAAGACGCTCGCGCTCGCCGAACGCGTCGGCGGCGAGGTCGCGGGCCTCGTGTTGACGCGGGTCTCCGGGAGCGTCGACACGGAGGACTCGGTGGCGGACCTCGACGTTCCGCTGCTGGGCTCCATCCCGGAGGACGGCGGCGTCGCCGACAGCGAGGAGGCGGGCGAACCGCTGGTCGTCTTCGCCGAGGAGAGCCCCGCCGCGCAGTCCTACCGGGAACTCGGCTACGAACTGCTCGGGGAGTCGCCGCCGCTGTCGTTCCAGAACGACGACGAGGAGGCGTCGGCGGCTGCGGGTGCCGCGCTCGCGGAGGTCGCCGACGAGCCAGGGACACGGGGGAGCCCGTCGCTGCTCTCGCGGGTGACCGGCGGCCTCCTCGGGTCGAACGGGAAGGATTAA